The Syngnathus acus chromosome 3, fSynAcu1.2, whole genome shotgun sequence genome includes a window with the following:
- the LOC119120570 gene encoding arylamine N-acetyltransferase, pineal gland isozyme NAT-10-like has translation MNLEEYFQRIGFRGTYDKADLATLKLIHKQHIMSIPFENLDIHCGGKIVMNLEVIFDKIVRQGRGGWCMENNFLLSWVLAEMGYDVAVLAARVFNRATGDFSTLEAHLVNRVVIDGKPYIEDVSFGVSSQLWEPLELVSGKLQVQPPGTFRLMDKEDFWILEKTNRKPEILNPEFANSNLVNSHLKRSLYCFNLTPRTAEYFMDVSNSLQTDPSSLFVNKSICSLQTATGFRALIGWTYSEVTFQVDRGVDVYDMKDVPGEEIESLLRDKFNICLPNKLQPVNNQFKYTL, from the coding sequence ATGAACCTTGAGGAGTACTTCCAAAGAATCGGGTTCCGGGGCACGTATGACAAAGCCGATCTCGCCACGCTGAAGCTGATCCACAAACAGCACATCATGTCCATCCCCTTCGAAAACCTCGACATACATTGCGGTGGGAAAATCGTCATGAATCTGGAAGTCATCTTCGACAAGATAGTCCGTCAGGGTCGTGGTGGCTGGTGTATGGAGAACAATTTCCTGCTGTCCTGGGTGCTCGCAGAAATGGGCTATGACGTCGCTGTGTTGGCCGCCAGGGTGTTCAACCGCGCCACTGGTGACTTTTCCACCTTGGAAGCTCACCTCGTTAACAGAGTGGTGATTGACGGGAAGCCCTACATAGAAGACGTCAGCTTCGGGGTGTCGTCGCAACTGTGGGAGCCTCTGGAGCTCGTCTCCGGGAAGCTGCAGGTCCAGCCGCCCGGTACGTTCCGTCTCATGGATAAAGAAGACTTCTGGATTCTGGAGAAGACGAACAGGAAGCCGGAGATTCTCAATCCGGAGTTCGCCAATTCTAATCTGGTAAACAGTCATCTGAAGAGGAGTTTATACTGCTTCAACTTGACGCCCCGCACCGCTGAATATTTCATGGACGTCAGCAACAGTCTCCAGACGGACCCTTCCTCGCTGTTCGTAAACAAGTCGATTTGCTCGCTGCAAACGGCAACAGGCTTCCGGGCCCTGATCGGCTGGACCTACAGTGAGGTCACCTTCCAGGTCGACCGGGGCGTGGATGTCTATGATATGAAGGATGTGCCCGGTGAGGAGATAGAGAGCCTCCTGAGAGACAAGTTCAACATCTGTTTGCCTAACAAACTACAGCCTGTGAACAACCAATTTAAGTACACCCTCTGA